The Caenorhabditis elegans chromosome II genome has a segment encoding these proteins:
- the T14B4.20 gene encoding uncharacterized protein (Confirmed by transcript evidence), whose translation MVSEFGLKSSIS comes from the coding sequence ATGGTCTCCGAATTCGGACTGAAGTCGAGCATTTCTTAG
- the T14B4.5 gene encoding uncharacterized protein (Confirmed by transcript evidence) translates to MALPRILEPEEDGIVGPFEQKVRHLLSLTFRFILAVFTASHLFDFMFSSIWMHGYVWTLNLPIDLDMTDKPAGALVKHQLDNMGHLERTIQSVLIVLAVVMVLLAQGFTQKPGKTTWQLFNTSAVVGLICGFIRPVQMQQRLFSSLHEGFYCYFMFFIISFILTVRFDEKLPKKNALVENPSKEEEAEVEKKNN, encoded by the exons ATGGCGCTCCCACGTATTTTGGAGCCCGAAGAAGACGGAATTGTTGGACCATTTGAGCAAAAAGTTAGACATTTATTATCACTAACATTCCGATttattttggcagtttttacGGCTTCCCATCTATTTGATTTTATGTTTTCCAG cATATGGATGCATGGATATGTATGGACATTAAATCTTCCAATCGATTTGGATATGACTGATAAACCAGCTGGAGCACTTGTAAAGCATCAATTGGATAACATGGGTCATTTAGAAAGAACTATTCAATCTGTTCTTATTGTTTTGGCAGTTGTTATGGTcttatt agctcAAGGATTCACACAAAAACCTGGGAAAACCACGTGGCAATTGTTCAATACGTCCGCTGTTGTTGGCTTGATTTGCGGATTCATCAGGCCAGTTCAG ATGCAACAAAGATTATTCTCTAGTCTGCACGAAGGATTTTATTGCTATTTTATGTTCTTTATCATCTCATTCATTTTGACAGTTCGATTTGATGAGAAACTACCGAAAAAGAATGCATTGGTTGAAAATCCATCaaaggaagaagaagctgaagtagaaaagaagaataattga
- the tsp-10 gene encoding Tetraspanin (Confirmed by transcript evidence) translates to MVELNNQDKVFLGASLATAIIGIALIVIGFLFRFGGGFGTFSTYAQQDNDFLELKRLDMIFGLFVAAACVLVISFLVATVSVLRHNSFLLKAYCAMVALMIVVQLVDGLLAFTYSDQVNQLASDDFMYESLSKAAQKTIPPIGSLSSDAEVQFWANTQDLFGCCGVYNSTDWSVFWGVTGTNNDLQALHCYPQHFNDGCEKTIRNKISSNAQYLGAASMGVLVVEIIASFLAGYRAYTLAHPEFEDK, encoded by the exons ATGGTGGAACTCAACAATCAGGATAAAGTATTTCTAGGTGCATCCCTTGCAACCGCA atcatCGGTATTGCACTTATTgtaattggttttttattccGATTTGGCGGTGGATTTGGGACATTTTCCACGTATGCCCAACAG GATAATGATTTCTTAGAGTTGAAACGTCTAGATATGATTTTTGGATTGTTCGTTGCTGCTGCCTGTGTGCTTGTTATTTCCTTCCTCGTAGCAACTGTATCCGTTCTCCGACACAATTCGTTTTTGCTGAAAGCC TACTGTGCAATGGTTGCTCTTATGATTGTGGTTCAACTAGTTGATGGTCTTCTAGCTTTTACATATTCTGATCAAGTAAATCAATTGGCTTCTGACGATTTTATGTACGAATCATTGTCGAAAGCTGCTCAAAA aacCATCCCACCAATTGGATCACTTTCCTCTGACGCCGAAGTTCAGTTTTGGGCAAATACTCAAGATTTA TTTGGTTGTTGTGGAGTTTACAATTCCACGGATTGGTCAGTGTTTTGGGGAGTAACTGGAACTAACAACGACTTGCAAGCATTGCATTGTTATCCACAACATTTTAATGAT ggTTGCGAGAAAACTatcagaaataaaatttcgtcGAATGCTCAATACCTCGGAGCAGCTTCCATGGGAGTTTTGGTAGTTGAG ataattgCGAGTTTCTTGGCCGGATATCGTGCATACACATTGGCTCATCCAGAATTCGAAgacaaataa
- the tsp-10 gene encoding Tetraspanin (Confirmed by transcript evidence): protein MIFGLFVAAACVLVISFLVATVSVLRHNSFLLKAYCAMVALMIVVQLVDGLLAFTYSDQVNQLASDDFMYESLSKAAQKTIPPIGSLSSDAEVQFWANTQDLFGCCGVYNSTDWSVFWGVTGTNNDLQALHCYPQHFNDGCEKTIRNKISSNAQYLGAASMGVLVVEIIASFLAGYRAYTLAHPEFEDK, encoded by the exons ATGATTTTTGGATTGTTCGTTGCTGCTGCCTGTGTGCTTGTTATTTCCTTCCTCGTAGCAACTGTATCCGTTCTCCGACACAATTCGTTTTTGCTGAAAGCC TACTGTGCAATGGTTGCTCTTATGATTGTGGTTCAACTAGTTGATGGTCTTCTAGCTTTTACATATTCTGATCAAGTAAATCAATTGGCTTCTGACGATTTTATGTACGAATCATTGTCGAAAGCTGCTCAAAA aacCATCCCACCAATTGGATCACTTTCCTCTGACGCCGAAGTTCAGTTTTGGGCAAATACTCAAGATTTA TTTGGTTGTTGTGGAGTTTACAATTCCACGGATTGGTCAGTGTTTTGGGGAGTAACTGGAACTAACAACGACTTGCAAGCATTGCATTGTTATCCACAACATTTTAATGAT ggTTGCGAGAAAACTatcagaaataaaatttcgtcGAATGCTCAATACCTCGGAGCAGCTTCCATGGGAGTTTTGGTAGTTGAG ataattgCGAGTTTCTTGGCCGGATATCGTGCATACACATTGGCTCATCCAGAATTCGAAgacaaataa
- the T14B4.8 gene encoding ANAPC4_WD40 domain-containing protein (Confirmed by transcript evidence), which yields MRQAANNRLRSFEREIHLLRKMDGETALLDEYNSNLASSSSASDVGERVNMGRNHHMTTAFNESTNGFPSCSRYPYEMTQGNGHVTVVQPGSSQPDRLETAVDINDGDTDIEEELSHSCKQVIVPSKSQVLFYVSTSTHLRLNHQGSELQVTDPSDFPLLDIWSENVCDEAPFWIIESYGRRVAVVTDTAPRSILSFFIPFLRPRRTVPTFSIIDWNGEVLGYYALASDGIEVQDTRHEPIAKAFNEPDPSGGSTWRVVCEKNSQRQLAVLTADGHLSFSSDIALPLKLLLICTLSRAVVTRTSPSCFPFFR from the exons ATGCGTCAAGCAGCTAATAATCGACTCAGAAGTTTTGAACGGGAGATTCATTTACTCAG aaAGATGGACGGCGAAACTGCTCTTCTCGATGaatataattcaaatttggcATCTTCAAGTTCAGCTTCAGATGTTGGAGAACGTGTCAATATGGGAAGAAATCATCATATGACTACAGCATTTAATGA GTCGACAAACGGATTTCCATCTTGTTCACGGTACCCCTACGAAATGACACAAGGAAATGGCCACGTCACAGTTGTCCag CCGGGCTCATCACAACCTGATCGTCTTGAAACAGCTGTAGATATAAACGACGGAGATACTGATATCGAAGAAGAATTATCACATTCTTGTAAACAAGTAATTGTTCCATCAAAATCACAGGTTTTATTCTACGTGTCCACTTCAACACATTTACGATTAAATCATCAAGGATCTGAATTACAA GTAACTGATCCATCAGACTTTCCACTTTTAGATATTTGGTCGGAAAATGTTTGTGATGAAGCTCCTTTTTGGATTATTGAATCTTACg GTCGACGAGTAGCAGTTGTAACAGACACAGCTCCTCGATCAATTCTCTCATTCTTTATTCCATTTCTGCGACCCAGGCGGACTGTaccaactttttcaataattgatTGGAATGGAGAAGTTCTAGGATATTATGCACTTg caagcGATGGAATAGAAGTTCAAGATACTCGCCACGAGCCCATTGCAAAAGCCTTCAACGAGCCTGATCCATCTGGAGGATCCACGTGGCGAGTCGTTTGTGAAAAGAACTCTCAACGACAACTGGCAGTTCTAACAGCTGATGGacatttatcattttcatcTGACATTGCTCTTCCACTTAAACTTCTTCTTATTTGTACATTAAGCAGAGCTGTTGTCACTCGAACATCTCCATCTTGTTTTCCTTTCTTTCGATAA
- the T14B4.8 gene encoding DPPIV_N domain-containing protein (Confirmed by transcript evidence): MTQGNGHVTVVQPGSSQPDRLETAVDINDGDTDIEEELSHSCKQVIVPSKSQVLFYVSTSTHLRLNHQGSELQVTDPSDFPLLDIWSENVCDEAPFWIIESYGRRVAVVTDTAPRSILSFFIPFLRPRRTVPTFSIIDWNGEVLGYYALASDGIEVQDTRHEPIAKAFNEPDPSGGSTWRVVCEKNSQRQLAVLTADGHLSFSSDIALPLKLLLICTLSRAVVTRTSPSCFPFFR; encoded by the exons ATGACACAAGGAAATGGCCACGTCACAGTTGTCCag CCGGGCTCATCACAACCTGATCGTCTTGAAACAGCTGTAGATATAAACGACGGAGATACTGATATCGAAGAAGAATTATCACATTCTTGTAAACAAGTAATTGTTCCATCAAAATCACAGGTTTTATTCTACGTGTCCACTTCAACACATTTACGATTAAATCATCAAGGATCTGAATTACAA GTAACTGATCCATCAGACTTTCCACTTTTAGATATTTGGTCGGAAAATGTTTGTGATGAAGCTCCTTTTTGGATTATTGAATCTTACg GTCGACGAGTAGCAGTTGTAACAGACACAGCTCCTCGATCAATTCTCTCATTCTTTATTCCATTTCTGCGACCCAGGCGGACTGTaccaactttttcaataattgatTGGAATGGAGAAGTTCTAGGATATTATGCACTTg caagcGATGGAATAGAAGTTCAAGATACTCGCCACGAGCCCATTGCAAAAGCCTTCAACGAGCCTGATCCATCTGGAGGATCCACGTGGCGAGTCGTTTGTGAAAAGAACTCTCAACGACAACTGGCAGTTCTAACAGCTGATGGacatttatcattttcatcTGACATTGCTCTTCCACTTAAACTTCTTCTTATTTGTACATTAAGCAGAGCTGTTGTCACTCGAACATCTCCATCTTGTTTTCCTTTCTTTCGATAA
- the T14B4.8 gene encoding DPPIV_N domain-containing protein (Confirmed by transcript evidence), with protein MDGETALLDEYNSNLASSSSASDVGERVNMGRNHHMTTAFNESTNGFPSCSRYPYEMTQGNGHVTVVQPGSSQPDRLETAVDINDGDTDIEEELSHSCKQVIVPSKSQVLFYVSTSTHLRLNHQGSELQVTDPSDFPLLDIWSENVCDEAPFWIIESYGRRVAVVTDTAPRSILSFFIPFLRPRRTVPTFSIIDWNGEVLGYYALASDGIEVQDTRHEPIAKAFNEPDPSGGSTWRVVCEKNSQRQLAVLTADGHLSFSSDIALPLKLLLICTLSRAVVTRTSPSCFPFFR; from the exons ATGGACGGCGAAACTGCTCTTCTCGATGaatataattcaaatttggcATCTTCAAGTTCAGCTTCAGATGTTGGAGAACGTGTCAATATGGGAAGAAATCATCATATGACTACAGCATTTAATGA GTCGACAAACGGATTTCCATCTTGTTCACGGTACCCCTACGAAATGACACAAGGAAATGGCCACGTCACAGTTGTCCag CCGGGCTCATCACAACCTGATCGTCTTGAAACAGCTGTAGATATAAACGACGGAGATACTGATATCGAAGAAGAATTATCACATTCTTGTAAACAAGTAATTGTTCCATCAAAATCACAGGTTTTATTCTACGTGTCCACTTCAACACATTTACGATTAAATCATCAAGGATCTGAATTACAA GTAACTGATCCATCAGACTTTCCACTTTTAGATATTTGGTCGGAAAATGTTTGTGATGAAGCTCCTTTTTGGATTATTGAATCTTACg GTCGACGAGTAGCAGTTGTAACAGACACAGCTCCTCGATCAATTCTCTCATTCTTTATTCCATTTCTGCGACCCAGGCGGACTGTaccaactttttcaataattgatTGGAATGGAGAAGTTCTAGGATATTATGCACTTg caagcGATGGAATAGAAGTTCAAGATACTCGCCACGAGCCCATTGCAAAAGCCTTCAACGAGCCTGATCCATCTGGAGGATCCACGTGGCGAGTCGTTTGTGAAAAGAACTCTCAACGACAACTGGCAGTTCTAACAGCTGATGGacatttatcattttcatcTGACATTGCTCTTCCACTTAAACTTCTTCTTATTTGTACATTAAGCAGAGCTGTTGTCACTCGAACATCTCCATCTTGTTTTCCTTTCTTTCGATAA
- the T14B4.9 gene encoding Core-2/I-Branching enzyme (Partially confirmed by transcript evidence), with amino-acid sequence MCSKYSRTFFFLLLTMLVCTIVIFSMAPRITMSFWTSKETNILWRRKETAHLDCGRILANDRSYIEKFIGEHRIPLSSNLESLDMSCYSIQNRIIPFNFHLRPLKIGVVFARVVYKDYEFLEKQVQMSYHPQNIFCFFIDSKSKDDFKWRIRRLGRCLPNVFVIDEELRIDSAGHNMNLAHYKCMEKMVKLPDWDYFILMQNHDVVGKSVYEISRIFEILDGANDIDIDKEFGRIDESLKWDLKTLRLFRDESALNSTYLNSTLRVSKGSVQGSLSRAAVEWMVKTVNPRVYLDQWNEGAYGVDEQWISTFQANDFLGMPGHFSDICLNETGNKTDFITRWSKWSWSDEIARKCGSKFVRHGVCIMGIEELPVIAQMPNIMFNKMLPSFDYAIIDCTAELIYNRTFLGQEDHPLEEEYYANMVNVIYHKHHLEPNYELNCTPGYELWRNRKYPL; translated from the exons ATGTGCTCCAAATACTCCAGgaccttcttcttcttattacTCACAATGCTTGTTTGTACAATTGTGATCTTTTCAATGGCACCTAGAATAACAATGAGTTTTTGGACTTCAAAGGAAACTAATATATTATGGAGACGCAAAGAGACAGCTCATTTGGATTGTGGAAGAATTTTGGCAAATGATAGA tcttATATCGAAAAGTTTATTGGTGAGCATCGAATACCCCTGAGCTCAAATTTGGAGAGTTTAGATATGTCATgttattcaattcaaaatcgaattattccattcaattttcatttgagGCCGTTGAAAATTGGTGTTGTATTTGCACGAGTTGTCTATAAAGACTatgaatttttggagaaacaaGTACAAATGTCATATCATCCACAGAAtatattttgctttttcatTGATTCAAAAAGCAAAGATGATTTTAAATGGAGAATTAGGAGACTTGGTAGATGTCTTCCAAATGTATTTGTAATAGATG AAGAACTTCGAATAGATTCAGCGGGTCATAATATGAATTTAGCACACTACAAATGCATGGAGAAGATGGTAAAATTACCGGATTGGGATTATTTTATACTGATGCAA AATCATGACGTCGTTGGAAAATCAGTTTATGAAATATCTAGAATATTTGAGATTCTTGATGGTGCCAACGATATTGATATTGACAAGGAATTCGGGAGAATAGATGAAAGTTTGAAGTGGGATTTGAAAACGTTGAGATTATTTCGAGATG AGTCTGCTCTCAACTCTACGTACTTGAACAGTACGTTACGAGTTTCCAAAGGATCAGTGCAAGGATCATTGTCGAGAGCAGCAGTAGAATGGATGGTGAAGACAGTAAATCCAAGAGTGTATCTAGATCAATGGAATGAAGGG GCGTACGGAGTTGATGAACAATGGATATCAACATTTCAAGCCAATGATTTCCTTGGTATGCCCggacatttttctgatatatGCTTGAATGAAACAGGAAACAAGACAGATTTTATCACAAG ATGGAGCAAGTGGTCATGGTCCGACGAGATCGCTAGGAAATGCGGAAGCAAATTTGTAAGACACGGAGTTTGTATAATGGGTATTGAAGAACTACCGGTAATTGCTCAAATGCCAAATATTATGTTCAATAag ATGTTACCATCGTTTGACTACGCCATCATCGACTGTACGGCAGAGTTGATATATAATCGTACATTTTTGGGTCAGGAAGATCATCCATTGGAGGAAGAATATTATGCAAATATGGTTAAT GTAATTTATCATAAACACCACTTGGAACCGAATTACGAGTTAAATTGCACCCCGGGTTACGAACTATggagaaatagaaaatatcctttatga
- the T14B4.3 gene encoding VWFA domain-containing protein (Confirmed by transcript evidence), whose protein sequence is MRSFIWILSFLQVCLAGRLQIILPNDHILDSRNSSFDSVSLLNFNKNAFGLGAAVGAHQAIGDEKLFQKPKALLIIVIDGLENFDYDGHAFNFTDKFQPNQIQEHFKQQFGDDMIHAEVNSSGIFGSSLFKRNTEGNHANYDTYKEDLQNMYRLSDAIMEKDRKNANVVDYYRVHLDVSNARTDMERKQLAENIKRGIDTLQDAIKNSYGGNVVAEIYTHEKPDRDEKARIKLLQKVLQVTQARYIDYPASAAIMMFVGFSLVFAAVAMLWLMFDESDMAKKTILVRLSMGRQKKD, encoded by the exons ATGCGAAGTTTTATATggattttatcatttttacaag ttTGCCTTGCCGGGCGTCTTCAAATCATTTTGCCAAACGACCACATACTTGATTCGAGAAATTCGTCTTTCGATTCAGtttcattattaaatttcaacaagAATGCTTTTGGACTTGGTGCTGCAGTTGGAG CTCATCAGGCGATCGGCgatgaaaaattgttccaaaaaccGAAGGCGTTGTTGATAATCGTTATTGACGGACTGGAAAACTTTGATTATGACGGACATGCTTTCAATTTTACGGATAAATTCCAGCCAAATCAAATTCAAGAACATTTCAAACAACAGTTTGGTGATGATATGATTCACGCCGAAGTAAACTCCTCTGGAATATTTGGATCATCGTTGTTTAAAAGAAATACTGAGGGAAACCATGCTAATTACGATACTTATAAGGAGGATCTTCAAAATATGTATCGACTTTCGGATGCAATCATGGAGAAAGATCGAAAAAATGCCAATGTTGTTGACTACTACCGTGTTCACCTTGACGTCTCCAATGCGCGAACAGATATGGAAAGAAAACAATTGGCAGAAAATATCAAGCGAGGTATTGATACATTACAAGATGCTATCAAGAACAGTTATGGCGGGAATGTGGTGGCTGAAATCTATACTCACGAGAAGCCTGATAGAGATGAGAAGGCTAGAATTAAGCTGTTACAAAAAGTATTGCAAGTGACTCAAGCTAGATATATCGATTATCCGGCAAGTGCGGCCATTATGATGTTTGTGGGATTCTCCCTTGTCTTC GCGGCAGTTGCGATGTTGTGGTTGATGTTTGATGAAAGTGATATGGCCAAGAAAACGATCCTGGTTCGACTATCGATGGGTAGACAGAAGAAAGATTAG
- the mrps-18.C gene encoding 28S ribosomal protein S18c, mitochondrial (Partially confirmed by transcript evidence), which translates to MLKSASSLVRSFIRPQTFRLCSSSSTTQGSPSVSSDDEPVILENNPYTKEPRKCLLCSTGVELDYKNSRLLQQFVSTFSGRVYDRHITGLCDENKKKLIEAIAKSRRAGFMPIFVKDPKYTRDPKLFDPLKPIRPHSFA; encoded by the exons ATGCTAAAATCGGCGTCATCGTTGGTGCGAAGTTTCATAAGGCCGCAGACATTCAGGTTATGTAGCTCCAGTTCAACCACGCAGGGATCTCCTTCGGTTAGCTCTGACGATGAGCCCGTAATTTTGGAGAATAATCCATACACAAAAGAGCCACGGAAGTGCCTCTTGTGCTCAACTGGTGTTGAACTCGATTACAAAAATTCGAGACTTTTGCAG caatttgttTCCACATTCTCTGGGCGTGTATACGATCGTCACATCACTGGACTTTGCGACGAGAACAAGAAGAAGCTGATTGAAGCAATCGCG AAATCGCGTCGTGCCGGGTTCATGCCAATCTTCGTAAAGGATCCAAAGTACACCAGAGACCCGAAATTGTTCGACCCGCTCAAACCAATTCGACCACATTCGTttgcttaa